The candidate division WOR-3 bacterium genomic sequence TCACCTATCCCCTATGCGGATGTGGTTACAACAACTACTCATAAAACCCTTAGAGGTCCACGCGGAGCAATCATTATGTGTAAAGCAAAATATGCTGAAGCAATTGACAAGACAACTTTTCCTGGTATGCAAGGCGGTCCTTTAGAACATGTTATTGCTGCAAAAGCAGTTGCCTTTAAGGAAGCATTAACTGATGATTTCAAAAATTATCAAAAACAGATTGTTGCTAATGCTAAAACATTAGCCGAAGAGTTAGCAAAACTTGGTTATCGTCTGGTGGCAGGTGGCACTGATACACATTTAATGTTGGTTGATTTACGGAGTAAAAATATTACTGGTCGTGATGCCGAGAATGCTTTAGGCAAAGCCAATATTACCGTCAATCGCAATACCATTCCTTATGACCCACAAAAACCATTTATTGCCTCTGGCATCAGACTGGGAACACCGGCTTTAACTACCCGAGGAATGAAAGAACCTGAGATGCGAAAAATTGCCCAATTAATTGATAAAGTCTTAACTAATATCGGTAATGAGAAAATTTACGAACAAGTAAAATCAGAAGTAAAAGAATTAACTGACGCATTTCCTCTTTATGCGGAAAGGAGAAAAGTCTATGATTCGCTGTGATAATAGTAAAATTAAGTCTCTAATTGGCTACGAAATTTTAGATTCTCGTGGTAATCCTACTATTGAAGTTGATTGTGTTCTTGAATGTGGTGTTATCGGTCGTGCCGCTGTACCTTCTGGTGCTTCAACTGGAATTTATGAAGCCCTGGAATTGCGCGACCAAGACAAAAAGCGCTATCTGGGCAAAGGTGTGTTGAAAGCAATAAAGAATATTGAAGAGATTAGTAAAAAGATTGTGGGAATGGATGCATTAAACCAGAAATTGATTGACGAAACTTTGATTGAGTTAGATGGCACACCTAACAAAGCCAATTTAGGCGCCAATGCAATTTTAGGCGTTTCAATGGCAGTATGCCGGGCAGGTGCTGAATTTTTGAGAATTCCTTTATATCGTTATCTCGGTGGTATCAATGGCAATACTTTACCTGTGCCCATGCTCAATGTTATTAATGGTGGTGTCCATTCACCGAATAATCTTGATGTCCAAGAATATATGATTGTGCCGTCAAGCAAATTTTCCTTTGCCGAAATGATAAGAATCAGTGCTGAAGTCTATCATACGCTTAAGAAAAATCTCTCAGCCAAAGACCGCACAACTGCTATCGGCGACGAAGGTGGTTTTGCCTCGGATTTTATATCTAATGAAGAACCGTTACAAATTATTTTAGAGAGCATTGAACAAGCCGGCTATGAACCAGGTAAAGATGTCTTTCTGGCGCTTGACCCTGCCGCAAGTGAATTCTATCGTGATGGTAAATACCATCTGGAATTAGATGACAAAATTCTCAGTTCTGAAGAACTAATTGATATTTATGACCAATGGGTCAGCAAATATCCAATTATTTCTATTGAAGATGGATTTGCCCAAGATGATTTTCTTGGTTGGCAAGCATTCACCAAAGCATTAGGCAATAAGATTCAAATTGTGGGTGATGATATCTTTGTCACTAATTTAGAACGATTCAAAAAAGGTATTGAACAGAACATTGCTAATGCGATCTTAATCAAACTTAACCAGATCGGCACAGTGACAGAAACTTTAAATTGTATTGAATATGCTAAATCTCATAATTACCGGACTGTTATCTCACATCGCTCAGGCGAAACCTCAGATACATTTATTGCTGATTTAGCGGTTGCGACTAATGCTGGTCAAATTAAGACTGGTGCTCCAGCCCGCGGTGAGCGAACTGCAAAATACAATCGGTTATTAAGAATTGAAAAAGAACTAATTCTAAATCATTAAATATTGTGCGTCAGACACGACACCATCGTTATCCAAAGCAGAGAAAGCTCCATAAGTCGAAAAAAAAACATTATCTATTAATCCTATTATTGTTCATCATTCCCTTGTTTATAATATTCATTCCTGGACCTAATGGTTTAATAAATGTTTTAGCAAAATCCTATCGCAAACATCAACTGCAAAAAGAGATTGAGTATTACAAAATTAAAGCCGAACTGCTCGAATCTAAAATTGCTAAGGCACATAATCCTGAGTATGTGAAAAAATATTTGATGGACTACTATAAAATGGTTCCTAAAGATTCAGCAAAATAGTTGGGATTTTTATGATGACTGCTATAAATGTAACTGAAAAATTAAATAAGATAGTTGTGCCTGTTTTGAACAATGTGCATAAAGAACCAATAGTATTGTCGTGAATCCCATCAGAATTCGATTTGCCCTTAGCCATCTGCTATTAGCCATTACGCTCATTAATGCTGACAAAGGAATGATACCGCTTGCTCGACCTGATATTGATTTATATAACTCAGCCCAACGCGCAATTATCATCTGGAACGGTAAGGAAGAGATAATTATTTTATCTACTAATGTTTCATCATCGGAAACTACTAAAGTTCTGGAAATCTTACCATTACCCAGTAAACCGCAAGTATCGCAAGGTGATTTTGAAATCTTTTATCGGATTAATCAAATGATTTATGAAAAATCCCGGCATTTACTACCTGCATATATTCAATCACGCAAAGGAGCGGATTTAGAATTAAAATCAACTCTAAAAATTCTATTTCAAAAACAGATTGGTGTTCACTTTCTTACTTGTGTCCAAGCATTAAATTACGAAGAACTACTTAAATGGATTAAACAATTTTTACAAGACCAGAATCTTCCTGAAATCCAAATACCGAAAAAATTACCTGAGATAATCAAAAATTATTTTGATTCAAAGATTTTTTATTTTGTATTTGATATTATTGAGATTAAACCTCAAGAAGCCAGCATTACGCCAATAATATATAAGTTCAAATCAGATGCATTATACTATCCGTTAGTAATTTCTGCTTTATCTGAAGGCAAAACTGAAATTCAACTTTATACGATTACGCCTGGCATACCTGATATTTGGGATGTTCCATTGCCTTTACAATATGCCTATTATGAAATTGATGGCGAAAAAATTAGACCGATCTGTTTTCCGCTTGAGAAAAAAGAACTCCAATTTCTTTTTTCAGATAAGAACTATCTACGACCAATCAAAAATCCTTATTTGTCCGTATTCCATTTTTATGGCTACCTTTCCCAATTGCATAAAGATTTACGGGTAAAAAGATTATTAAATCATTTCAAATATTGATTTTGTGATAAATATTTAAGATGTGTGGAGTAATTGGTATTTATGGTAAAGGCGATGTTGTGGAAGAGATTTACTCTGGACTTTATGCCCTACAACATCGCGGTCAAGATTCAGCCGGTATAATTACCTATAACAATACTTTTCATATTAAGAAAGGTATTGGTCTTGTCTCCAAAGTCTTTAATGCCAAAAATCTGGAAAGGCTAAAAGGAAATATTGGTATCGGTCAAGTGCGTTATCCAACAATCGGGCCTGGTGGAGTTGAAGATTCTCAGCCGTTTATGGTTAATGCACCCTTTG encodes the following:
- a CDS encoding DUF2330 domain-containing protein, with the protein product MNPIRIRFALSHLLLAITLINADKGMIPLARPDIDLYNSAQRAIIIWNGKEEIIILSTNVSSSETTKVLEILPLPSKPQVSQGDFEIFYRINQMIYEKSRHLLPAYIQSRKGADLELKSTLKILFQKQIGVHFLTCVQALNYEELLKWIKQFLQDQNLPEIQIPKKLPEIIKNYFDSKIFYFVFDIIEIKPQEASITPIIYKFKSDALYYPLVISALSEGKTEIQLYTITPGIPDIWDVPLPLQYAYYEIDGEKIRPICFPLEKKELQFLFSDKNYLRPIKNPYLSVFHFYGYLSQLHKDLRVKRLLNHFKY
- the eno gene encoding phosphopyruvate hydratase encodes the protein MIRCDNSKIKSLIGYEILDSRGNPTIEVDCVLECGVIGRAAVPSGASTGIYEALELRDQDKKRYLGKGVLKAIKNIEEISKKIVGMDALNQKLIDETLIELDGTPNKANLGANAILGVSMAVCRAGAEFLRIPLYRYLGGINGNTLPVPMLNVINGGVHSPNNLDVQEYMIVPSSKFSFAEMIRISAEVYHTLKKNLSAKDRTTAIGDEGGFASDFISNEEPLQIILESIEQAGYEPGKDVFLALDPAASEFYRDGKYHLELDDKILSSEELIDIYDQWVSKYPIISIEDGFAQDDFLGWQAFTKALGNKIQIVGDDIFVTNLERFKKGIEQNIANAILIKLNQIGTVTETLNCIEYAKSHNYRTVISHRSGETSDTFIADLAVATNAGQIKTGAPARGERTAKYNRLLRIEKELILNH